In a single window of the Methanofollis ethanolicus genome:
- a CDS encoding replication factor C small subunit: MLWSEKYRPTDFSGILGQESVVQTLRSAADDGNVPHLLVVGRPGTGKSIAVEALARRLYGTHWQENTTVFPTADIFEQGRKYLEAEERFAHLYRKDESVLSNFKHIVKWYAGIRPLDAVFRLVVFEGAAALTREAQQGLRRLMERYSGTCRFVFLTTNGSAIIPAIASRCLPLTFGPVPDPLVRRRLEEILKAEGVPAGKVSADDLDLIVPAAAGDLRRAILLLQLSAESEGHIDLADTAASETENVAASAFGALMKGDLAGAKARTEALLIDYGLTGEEVVRELARAADRTYNDPRIAVALADADLLIRRGGNEFIQINALLARISQEVFS; this comes from the coding sequence ATGCTCTGGAGTGAAAAATATCGACCGACCGATTTCTCCGGGATCCTGGGGCAGGAGAGCGTGGTGCAGACCCTCAGGTCGGCTGCCGACGATGGGAACGTCCCTCACCTCCTCGTCGTCGGCAGGCCCGGCACGGGGAAAAGCATCGCCGTTGAAGCCCTAGCACGGAGGCTGTACGGCACGCACTGGCAGGAGAACACCACGGTCTTTCCCACTGCCGACATCTTCGAGCAGGGGAGGAAGTACCTGGAGGCCGAAGAGCGCTTTGCGCATCTCTACCGGAAGGATGAGAGCGTCCTCTCGAACTTCAAGCATATCGTGAAGTGGTATGCCGGGATCAGGCCACTCGACGCGGTATTCAGGCTGGTGGTCTTCGAAGGGGCGGCTGCACTGACCAGGGAAGCCCAGCAGGGGCTCCGCCGGCTCATGGAGCGCTACTCGGGGACGTGCCGGTTTGTCTTCCTCACGACGAACGGGAGCGCGATCATCCCCGCGATCGCTTCAAGGTGTCTCCCTCTCACCTTCGGCCCTGTCCCCGACCCCCTGGTCAGGCGGCGTCTCGAAGAGATCCTGAAGGCCGAAGGCGTCCCTGCCGGAAAAGTATCGGCCGACGACCTCGACCTCATCGTCCCGGCGGCAGCCGGCGACCTGCGACGTGCGATCCTCCTCCTCCAGCTCTCCGCTGAGTCTGAGGGACACATCGACCTCGCCGATACGGCTGCGTCCGAGACAGAGAACGTGGCAGCCTCGGCCTTCGGGGCCCTGATGAAGGGCGACCTTGCCGGGGCAAAGGCGCGCACCGAGGCACTGCTCATTGACTATGGTCTGACCGGCGAAGAAGTGGTCAGGGAACTTGCACGGGCGGCCGACCGCACCTATAATGACCCGCGGATCGCCGTCGCCCTTGCCGATGCCGATCTCCTGATACGGAGGGGCGGCAATGAATTTATCCAGATAAATGCCCTTCTTGCACGAATTTCACAGGAGGTGTTTTCCTGA
- a CDS encoding class I SAM-dependent methyltransferase yields MYPDKCPSCTNFTGGVFLKRDYEKIQKHYDGVAEIYDSRYGGDVGNRYHGHIRDHVMNCLPKGGALLDLGCGTGLFMQHYLNAGGGTAVGLDLSPEMVKAARHQNHLDDVVAGTADRLPFRDASFDAVSSILAFSYVPDPEAMLSEAYRVLRPGGRIAICTLGHNVFTSILPAIYRLGEKAHWSRIGVGSFGEHYYSDQQMRELLSAAGFTDLKVHRCSFAHVNMKKPIFDAVRKAEPFVEKKLSYLAFNVCASGKKER; encoded by the coding sequence ATTTATCCAGATAAATGCCCTTCTTGCACGAATTTCACAGGAGGTGTTTTCCTGAAGCGCGATTATGAGAAGATTCAGAAACACTACGACGGTGTGGCCGAGATCTATGACAGCCGCTATGGTGGCGACGTCGGGAACCGGTACCACGGCCATATCAGGGACCACGTGATGAACTGCCTTCCGAAGGGGGGCGCCCTCCTCGACCTCGGTTGCGGGACGGGCCTGTTCATGCAGCACTATCTCAACGCCGGCGGCGGGACGGCGGTAGGGCTCGACCTCTCGCCTGAGATGGTAAAGGCGGCCCGTCACCAGAACCACCTCGACGATGTCGTGGCAGGGACGGCCGACCGTCTTCCTTTCAGGGACGCGTCCTTCGATGCGGTATCGAGCATCCTTGCCTTCAGTTATGTCCCCGACCCGGAGGCGATGCTCTCCGAGGCGTACCGCGTCCTCCGTCCCGGCGGCCGCATCGCTATCTGCACCCTCGGCCACAATGTCTTCACGTCGATCCTTCCCGCGATCTACCGTCTCGGCGAGAAAGCGCACTGGAGTCGGATCGGGGTCGGGAGCTTTGGCGAGCACTACTACTCGGATCAGCAGATGCGTGAACTCCTTTCGGCGGCCGGGTTTACCGATCTGAAGGTCCACCGCTGCTCCTTCGCCCACGTCAACATGAAAAAGCCCATCTTCGATGCCGTCAGGAAGGCGGAGCCTTTCGTCGAGAAGAAACTCTCGTACCTTGCCTTCAATGTCTGCGCGAGCGGGAAGAAGGAGAGATGA